The following proteins are co-located in the Pseudomonas sp. ATCC 13867 genome:
- the murU gene encoding N-acetylmuramate alpha-1-phosphate uridylyltransferase MurU — protein sequence MKAMILAAGKGERLRPLTLHTPKPLVRAGGVPLIEYQLLALRRAGFDQLVINHAWLGQQIEDYLGDGARFDVRIRYSPEGEPLETGGGIFKALPLLGEGAFVIANGDIWTDFDYAGLHGALAEDDLAHLVLVDNPGHHTRGDFCLRDGRVSDSREGESSLTYSGIAVLRPALFHDCEPGAFKLAPLLRQAMEAGRVSGVQHRGRWVDVGTHERLADVERQLAEG from the coding sequence ATGAAGGCCATGATTCTTGCGGCGGGCAAGGGCGAACGCCTGCGCCCGCTGACCCTGCACACACCCAAGCCGCTGGTGCGCGCCGGTGGCGTGCCGCTGATCGAGTACCAACTGCTGGCGCTTCGTCGCGCAGGTTTCGATCAATTGGTGATCAACCACGCCTGGCTTGGTCAGCAGATCGAGGATTACCTGGGCGATGGCGCGCGGTTCGACGTGCGCATCCGTTATTCGCCCGAAGGCGAGCCGCTGGAAACCGGTGGCGGCATCTTCAAGGCGCTGCCACTGCTGGGGGAGGGAGCCTTCGTCATCGCCAATGGCGACATCTGGACCGACTTCGATTACGCGGGCCTGCACGGCGCGCTGGCCGAGGATGATCTGGCGCATCTGGTGCTGGTGGACAATCCCGGTCACCACACCCGTGGTGACTTCTGCCTGCGGGACGGCCGCGTGAGCGACTCCCGCGAAGGCGAGTCGAGTCTGACCTACAGCGGCATCGCCGTCCTGCGCCCGGCACTGTTCCACGACTGCGAGCCCGGCGCCTTCAAGCTGGCGCCGCTGCTGCGCCAGGCGATGGAAGCCGGTCGCGTGAGCGGCGTGCAGCATCGTGGCCGGTGGGTCGATGTCGGTACCCACGAGCGCCTGGCCGACGTCGAACGCCAGTTGGCGGAGGGCTGA
- a CDS encoding DnaJ domain-containing protein: MFWPGTVLGLVAGWALASIPGALLGALLGQVLDRRLKERSWRGLLAQLRGGPQVDDRELLFRLLGRLAKSRGRVHDAHIQQARAEMLRLQLDDSARRQAIEAFGRGKSGGELLEIGLRQRRGREATAEGLLQACWRMAWAVGAPGAAEKQLILQWGDWLGVSRARIQALAGGAEPAKPPVTPRESYTQALRLLGVAVDSEPEEIKRAYRKLISQNHPDKLEGLGASPERIAAATAKTREIQAAYLLIRQRRGFR, encoded by the coding sequence GTGTTCTGGCCGGGCACCGTGCTGGGCCTCGTTGCCGGTTGGGCGCTGGCGAGCATTCCCGGAGCCCTGCTCGGGGCGTTGCTCGGCCAGGTGCTCGACCGCCGCTTGAAGGAGCGCTCCTGGCGCGGCTTGCTGGCGCAGTTGCGCGGCGGCCCGCAGGTCGATGACCGCGAGTTGCTGTTCCGGTTGCTCGGCCGTCTGGCCAAGAGCCGCGGGCGCGTGCATGACGCGCACATCCAGCAGGCGCGGGCGGAAATGCTGCGTCTGCAATTGGACGACAGCGCCCGCCGGCAGGCCATCGAGGCCTTTGGGCGGGGCAAGAGCGGTGGCGAATTGCTGGAGATCGGCCTGCGCCAGCGTCGCGGCCGCGAGGCGACCGCGGAGGGGCTGCTGCAGGCGTGCTGGCGCATGGCCTGGGCGGTCGGCGCGCCGGGAGCGGCGGAAAAGCAGCTGATCCTGCAATGGGGGGACTGGCTCGGCGTTTCACGCGCCCGCATACAGGCCCTGGCCGGAGGTGCGGAACCAGCGAAGCCACCGGTGACGCCGCGTGAGTCCTATACCCAGGCCTTGCGTCTGTTGGGTGTGGCGGTGGACAGCGAGCCGGAGGAGATCAAGCGCGCCTACCGCAAGCTGATCAGCCAGAACCACCCGGACAAACTCGAAGGTCTGGGCGCCAGCCCCGAACGCATCGCCGCCGCGACGGCGAAAACCCGCGAGATCCAGGCCGCCTACCTGCTGATCCGGCAGCGACGCGGCTTTCGCTGA
- the pdxA gene encoding 4-hydroxythreonine-4-phosphate dehydrogenase PdxA, which yields MSTSHLFALTPGEPAGIGPDLCLLLAREAQPHPLVAVASRELLAQRAALLGLNIDLQDVGPGQWPSAAAPAGTLYVWDTPLAAPVEPGKLNQANAAYVLETLTRAGQGCLDGHFAGMITAPVHKGVINEAGIAFSGHTEFLADLTRTAQVVMMLATRGLRVALVTTHLPLRQIADAITPERLERVTRILHADLRDKFGLANPRILVCGLNPHAGEGGHLGHEEIDVIEPTLERLRTEGIQLIGPLPADTLFTPKHLEHCDAVLAMYHDQGLPVLKYKGFGAAVNVTLGLPIIRTSVDHGTALDLAGTGRIDSGSLQVALETAYQMAEAGAGAR from the coding sequence ATGAGCACCTCCCACCTTTTCGCCCTCACCCCAGGTGAGCCCGCCGGCATCGGCCCCGACCTCTGCCTGCTGCTGGCCCGCGAAGCGCAACCGCACCCGCTGGTCGCCGTCGCCAGCCGTGAACTGCTGGCCCAGCGCGCCGCCCTGCTGGGGCTGAACATCGACCTGCAGGACGTCGGTCCGGGCCAGTGGCCCAGCGCCGCCGCCCCGGCCGGCACCCTGTATGTCTGGGATACACCGCTGGCCGCGCCGGTCGAGCCGGGCAAGCTGAACCAGGCCAACGCCGCCTACGTACTGGAGACCCTGACCCGCGCCGGCCAGGGCTGCCTGGACGGCCATTTCGCGGGAATGATCACCGCGCCGGTGCACAAGGGTGTGATCAACGAAGCCGGAATCGCCTTCTCCGGCCACACCGAATTCCTCGCCGACCTCACCCGCACCGCCCAAGTGGTGATGATGCTCGCCACCCGCGGCCTGCGCGTCGCGCTGGTAACCACCCACCTGCCGCTGCGGCAGATCGCCGATGCCATCACCCCGGAGCGCCTGGAGCGCGTCACCCGTATCCTGCATGCCGACCTGCGCGACAAGTTCGGCCTGGCCAACCCGCGCATCCTGGTCTGCGGCCTGAATCCCCACGCAGGTGAAGGCGGCCACCTCGGCCACGAAGAAATCGACGTGATCGAGCCGACCCTGGAGCGCCTGCGCACCGAGGGCATACAGCTGATCGGCCCACTGCCGGCCGATACCCTGTTCACCCCCAAGCACCTGGAACACTGCGACGCCGTACTGGCCATGTACCACGACCAGGGCCTGCCGGTGCTCAAGTACAAGGGCTTCGGCGCGGCGGTGAACGTGACGCTGGGCCTGCCGATCATCCGCACCTCGGTGGACCACGGAACCGCGCTGGATCTGGCCGGTACCGGCCGGATCGACAGCGGCAGCCTGCAGGTCGCCCTGGAAACCGCCTACCAGATGGCCGAAGCCGGCGCCGGCGCGCGCTGA
- a CDS encoding peptidylprolyl isomerase produces MKTMLCKALRPLMLGALLVSSIAHAEVVPLDRVVAIVDSDVVMQSQLDQRLREVRATIQKRGAPLPPEHVLTQQVLERLIIENIQLQIGDRSGIRITDEELNQAMGTIAQRNNMSLDQFRAALSRDGLSYDDAREQVRREMVISRVRQRRVAERIQVSEQEVQNFLASDMGKIQLSEEYRLANILIPVPDGASPETVQAAGRQATELYQQLKQGADFGQLAVSRSAGDNALEGGEIGWRKAAQLPSPFDSMIGSLAVGDVTEPVRTPGGYIILKLEEKRGGSKMLRDEVHVRHILLKPSEIRSEEDTQRLAEKLYERIQAGESFADLAKKYSEDPGSKLNGGDLNWVDPESLVPEFREVMNNAPQGQVTKPFRSPFGWHVLEVLGRRATDSSDKFREQQAAQTLRARKYDEELQAWLRQIRDEAYVEIKQ; encoded by the coding sequence GTGAAGACAATGCTATGTAAGGCCCTGCGCCCGCTGATGCTGGGCGCACTGTTGGTAAGTTCCATCGCTCACGCCGAAGTCGTTCCGCTGGACCGTGTGGTCGCCATCGTCGACAGCGACGTGGTGATGCAGAGCCAGCTCGACCAGCGCCTGCGCGAAGTTCGTGCAACCATCCAGAAGCGCGGTGCGCCGCTGCCGCCGGAACATGTTCTCACCCAGCAGGTGCTCGAGCGCCTGATCATCGAGAACATCCAGTTGCAGATCGGCGACCGCTCCGGCATCCGCATCACCGATGAAGAACTGAACCAGGCTATGGGCACCATCGCCCAGCGCAACAACATGAGCCTGGATCAGTTCCGCGCCGCGCTTTCCCGCGACGGCCTGTCCTATGACGACGCCCGCGAGCAGGTGCGTCGCGAGATGGTCATCAGCCGCGTGCGCCAGCGCCGCGTCGCCGAGCGCATTCAGGTCAGCGAGCAGGAAGTGCAGAACTTCCTCGCCTCCGACATGGGCAAGATCCAGCTCTCCGAAGAGTACCGCCTGGCCAACATCCTGATCCCGGTCCCCGATGGCGCCTCGCCGGAAACCGTGCAGGCCGCCGGACGCCAGGCCACCGAGCTGTACCAGCAGCTCAAGCAGGGCGCGGACTTCGGTCAGTTGGCGGTGTCCCGCTCGGCGGGCGACAACGCCCTGGAAGGCGGCGAGATCGGCTGGCGCAAGGCCGCCCAGTTGCCCTCCCCGTTCGACAGCATGATCGGCAGCCTGGCCGTGGGCGACGTGACCGAGCCGGTCCGCACCCCGGGCGGCTACATCATCCTCAAGCTGGAAGAGAAGCGCGGCGGCAGCAAGATGCTGCGTGACGAAGTCCACGTCCGCCACATCCTGCTCAAGCCCAGCGAGATCCGCAGCGAAGAAGACACCCAGCGCCTGGCCGAGAAGCTCTACGAACGCATCCAGGCCGGCGAAAGCTTCGCCGATCTGGCGAAGAAGTACTCCGAAGACCCGGGCTCCAAGCTCAACGGCGGCGACCTCAACTGGGTCGACCCGGAATCGCTGGTGCCGGAATTCCGCGAGGTGATGAACAACGCGCCGCAAGGCCAGGTCACCAAGCCGTTCCGTTCGCCGTTCGGCTGGCACGTGCTGGAAGTCCTCGGCCGTCGCGCCACCGACAGCAGCGACAAGTTCCGCGAACAACAGGCAGCCCAGACCCTTCGCGCACGCAAGTACGACGAAGAGCTGCAGGCCTGGCTACGGCAGATCCGCGACGAAGCCTATGTCGAGATCAAGCAGTAA
- a CDS encoding LPS-assembly protein LptD encodes MAVNFPVFRRKFPLLVTGGLLAIQPLASVTAAPGQQFACQPSASGAWNCAPQESATSIPRPQHSATAVSSGAGATAASGDASGGAASAAEEPKQLVTESGGRGLKSRSNDYSHLDWVPREKLTAAQLAEMGPYCSGEYIEPVRPGMNDKTPNDEAPTYVSAKVSRYEQEKQVATLAGNVVLRQGSMQVEADEANLHQAENRGELAGNVKLRDNGALIVGDHAELQLDNGAAKIDNAEYVMHQAQVRGSALYAKRQEDAIIQLKDGTYTRCEPSSNAWVLKGNNIKLNPATGFGTATNATLRVKDIPVFYTPYIYFPIDNRRQSGFLPPSFASSTDTGFTLTTPYYFNLAPNYDATLYPRYMVKRGLLMEGEFRYLTHTSEGQFNAAYLNDKNDDREDFPQYTDTRWLYGWKNVSGLDSRLMAQVDYTRISDPYYFQDLDTSLGIGTPTFVNQQGSLTYRGDNYTARLNAQAYQLATVTDVTPYDRLPQLTLNGQLPFNPGGLNFTYGTELVRFDRDLDEGYYRIDVDNPTLYPRPDTNIRGLARATGDRFHAEPGISLPMNRSWGFMTPTVKGLYTKYDLDLDGKGQQYITQNQPWLNYDSSPDRSLTLAKLDSGLYFDRDTTFGGTKFRQTLEPRAMYLYVPYKNQDNLPTFDTGEFTFSYDSLWRENRFTGKDRIGDANQLSLGLGSRFIEDDGFERAYIAAGQIYYFSDRRVQLPGLTEDDLAVSGASNPDADTWRSPYALTGRYRFNHDWYASSDFNWNADRHHTDNGNLMFHYQPEDDPRKVLNVGYRYRADSKRFNPSRGTFEYGSDEYKIDQHDFSFIWPVVPQWAAIGRWQFDYNQSRTLEAFGGFEYDSCCWKLRLINRYWVDYDDEDYVTSTSKADRGVFLQIILKGLGGVVGNQVEGFLDQGIQGYRQREDNAM; translated from the coding sequence ATGGCAGTGAATTTCCCCGTGTTCCGTAGAAAATTCCCCTTACTGGTGACCGGTGGCCTGCTGGCTATCCAGCCGCTCGCCTCTGTGACCGCGGCACCCGGTCAGCAGTTCGCCTGCCAACCCTCCGCCTCCGGTGCCTGGAACTGTGCACCGCAGGAGAGCGCCACCAGCATTCCGCGCCCGCAGCACAGTGCCACTGCCGTGAGCTCTGGCGCCGGCGCCACGGCCGCCAGCGGCGATGCCTCCGGCGGCGCTGCCAGCGCCGCTGAAGAGCCCAAGCAACTGGTCACCGAGTCCGGCGGCCGCGGCCTCAAGTCGCGCAGCAACGATTACAGCCACCTCGACTGGGTTCCGCGCGAGAAGCTGACCGCCGCCCAGTTGGCGGAGATGGGGCCGTACTGCAGCGGCGAATACATCGAGCCGGTGCGTCCGGGCATGAACGACAAGACGCCGAACGACGAGGCCCCGACCTACGTTTCGGCCAAGGTGTCGCGCTACGAGCAGGAAAAACAGGTCGCGACCCTCGCGGGTAATGTGGTCCTGCGCCAAGGCAGCATGCAGGTCGAGGCGGACGAAGCCAACCTGCACCAGGCCGAGAACCGCGGCGAGCTGGCCGGCAACGTCAAGCTGCGCGACAACGGCGCGCTGATCGTCGGCGACCACGCCGAGCTGCAACTGGACAACGGCGCGGCGAAGATCGACAACGCCGAGTACGTCATGCACCAGGCCCAGGTACGCGGCAGCGCGCTGTACGCCAAGCGCCAGGAAGACGCGATCATCCAGCTCAAGGACGGTACCTACACCCGCTGCGAACCCAGCAGCAACGCCTGGGTCCTCAAGGGCAACAACATCAAGCTGAACCCGGCCACCGGCTTCGGCACCGCGACCAACGCGACCCTGCGGGTGAAGGACATTCCGGTGTTCTACACCCCGTATATCTATTTCCCGATCGACAACCGTCGTCAGTCCGGCTTCCTGCCGCCGTCGTTCGCCAGCTCCACCGATACCGGCTTCACCCTGACCACGCCGTACTACTTCAACCTGGCGCCGAACTACGACGCCACCTTGTACCCGCGCTACATGGTCAAGCGCGGCCTGCTGATGGAAGGCGAGTTCCGCTACCTGACCCACACCAGCGAAGGCCAGTTCAACGCGGCCTATCTGAACGACAAGAACGACGACCGCGAGGACTTCCCGCAGTACACCGACACCCGTTGGCTGTACGGCTGGAAAAACGTCAGCGGCCTGGATTCGCGCCTGATGGCGCAGGTGGACTACACCCGCATCAGCGACCCGTACTACTTCCAGGACCTGGACACATCGCTGGGCATCGGCACGCCGACGTTTGTAAACCAGCAGGGCTCGCTGACCTACCGCGGTGACAATTACACCGCGCGCCTGAACGCCCAGGCCTACCAGTTGGCGACCGTAACCGACGTGACGCCATACGACCGCCTGCCGCAGCTCACCCTGAATGGCCAACTACCGTTCAATCCGGGCGGGCTGAACTTCACCTATGGCACCGAACTGGTTCGCTTCGACCGCGACCTGGATGAAGGCTACTACCGCATTGACGTCGACAACCCGACGCTGTACCCACGCCCGGACACCAATATCCGCGGTCTGGCACGAGCGACCGGCGACCGCTTCCATGCCGAACCCGGCATCAGCCTGCCGATGAACCGCAGTTGGGGCTTCATGACCCCGACCGTCAAGGGTCTCTATACCAAATACGACCTGGACCTGGACGGCAAGGGTCAGCAATACATCACGCAGAACCAGCCTTGGCTCAACTACGACAGCAGCCCGGATCGCTCGCTGACCCTGGCCAAGCTGGACTCCGGCCTGTACTTCGACCGCGACACCACCTTCGGCGGCACCAAGTTCCGCCAGACGCTGGAACCGCGCGCGATGTACCTGTACGTGCCGTACAAGAACCAGGACAACCTGCCGACCTTCGACACCGGCGAGTTCACCTTCAGCTACGACTCGCTGTGGCGTGAGAACCGCTTCACCGGCAAGGACCGCATCGGCGACGCCAACCAGTTGTCCCTGGGCCTGGGCTCGCGCTTCATCGAGGACGACGGCTTCGAGCGTGCCTATATCGCCGCCGGCCAGATCTACTACTTCAGCGACCGCCGCGTGCAACTGCCGGGCCTGACCGAGGACGACCTGGCGGTCAGTGGCGCGAGCAACCCGGACGCCGACACCTGGCGCTCGCCGTACGCCCTGACCGGCCGGTACCGCTTCAACCACGACTGGTATGCGAGCTCGGACTTCAACTGGAATGCGGACAGGCACCACACCGACAACGGCAACCTGATGTTCCACTACCAGCCCGAAGACGATCCGCGCAAAGTGCTGAACGTCGGCTACCGCTACCGCGCGGACAGCAAGCGCTTCAATCCATCACGCGGCACCTTCGAGTACGGCAGCGACGAGTACAAGATCGACCAGCATGACTTCTCGTTCATCTGGCCTGTCGTGCCCCAGTGGGCCGCCATCGGCCGCTGGCAGTTCGACTACAACCAGAGCCGTACGCTGGAAGCCTTTGGTGGCTTCGAGTACGACAGCTGCTGCTGGAAACTGCGCCTGATCAATCGCTACTGGGTCGACTACGACGACGAGGACTATGTGACCTCGACGTCCAAGGCCGACCGCGGTGTATTCCTGCAAATCATCTTGAAAGGCCTTGGCGGCGTGGTTGGCAACCAGGTGGAAGGCTTCCTCGACCAAGGTATCCAGGGTTATCGTCAACGTGAAGACAATGCTATGTAA
- a CDS encoding aminoglycoside phosphotransferase family protein, with protein MSQDARYQQMIGWLDLSLPAVFNAEGWGPVPEASLTPASSDASFRRYFRWQGDGRSLVVMDAPPPQENVRPFIKVAGLLAEAGVHVPTILAEDVEQGFLLLSDLGRQTYLDVLTAQNAEALFEPALDALVAFQQVDVAARLPAYDEALLRRELQLFPDWYLQSHLGVTLEGEQLARWERTCDLLVQSALEQPRVFVHRDYMPRNLMLSEPNPGILDFQDAVYGPVTYDVTCLYKDAFLSWPEPRVHDGLSRYWRKAQAAGIALPERFEDFLRASDLMGVQRHLKVIGIFARICHRDGKPRYLGDVPRFFRYLENVIARRPELADLAALLARLPNDEAHPA; from the coding sequence ATGTCACAGGATGCCCGTTACCAGCAGATGATCGGCTGGTTGGACTTGAGTTTGCCCGCTGTGTTCAATGCCGAAGGTTGGGGCCCGGTGCCCGAAGCAAGCCTGACGCCGGCCAGCAGCGATGCCAGTTTCCGTCGTTATTTCCGTTGGCAGGGCGATGGCCGCAGCCTGGTCGTGATGGATGCGCCGCCGCCCCAGGAAAACGTTCGCCCCTTCATCAAGGTCGCCGGCCTGCTGGCCGAGGCTGGCGTGCACGTGCCGACGATCCTGGCCGAGGACGTCGAGCAGGGCTTCCTGCTGCTCAGCGATCTCGGGCGCCAGACCTATCTCGACGTGCTCACCGCGCAGAACGCCGAGGCGCTGTTCGAGCCGGCGCTCGACGCGCTGGTGGCCTTCCAGCAGGTGGACGTCGCCGCACGCCTGCCGGCCTATGACGAGGCCTTGCTGCGCCGCGAGCTGCAGCTGTTCCCCGACTGGTACCTGCAGAGTCACCTGGGCGTGACCCTGGAGGGCGAGCAACTTGCCCGTTGGGAACGCACCTGCGACCTGCTGGTGCAAAGCGCGCTGGAGCAGCCGCGCGTGTTCGTGCACCGTGACTACATGCCGCGCAACCTGATGCTCAGCGAGCCGAACCCCGGCATCCTGGATTTCCAGGACGCGGTCTACGGCCCGGTGACCTACGACGTGACCTGCCTATATAAGGACGCCTTCCTCAGTTGGCCGGAACCGCGCGTGCACGACGGCCTGTCGCGCTACTGGCGCAAGGCGCAGGCCGCCGGCATTGCGCTGCCGGAGCGCTTCGAGGACTTCCTGCGCGCCAGCGACCTGATGGGCGTGCAGCGCCACCTCAAGGTGATCGGCATCTTCGCCCGCATCTGCCACCGTGACGGCAAGCCGCGCTACCTGGGCGACGTGCCGCGCTTCTTCCGTTACCTGGAGAACGTCATTGCGCGCCGGCCCGAGCTGGCCGACCTCGCCGCGCTGCTGGCCAGACTGCCCAACGACGAGGCGCATCCCGCATGA
- a CDS encoding alpha/beta hydrolase family protein: MPHLPRPTLLALCLPLALSTAWGAVATPAAEEKAAATPLVRPLLSERSQDDASGLERQLPEHERQLLQAGEESFLALWLPANTAEAEGVVILIPGDGESADWPVAIGPLRRKLPDAGWQSLSVTLPDPQSTAPVPRPVDSPDKARADTDATAADSANKPEVTGSAGNATPTPESTGEAGSAEPAQASPEETAPTPTDPVALRKLHAERVLARIQAAVELAEQHKPRTIVLLGHGTGAYWATRYLGERTPADIRNLLLVAPEMPRDFQPPLEDTVPLLNLATGDFYYKDKVADRESAQRRLQASKRQKSPNYLQIGMYALPADLSTEQEQLYRRIRGWLSMHLEPIEHP, translated from the coding sequence ATGCCGCACCTGCCCCGCCCCACCCTGCTCGCCCTCTGCCTGCCGCTCGCGCTGTCGACGGCCTGGGGCGCGGTGGCTACGCCTGCCGCCGAGGAGAAAGCGGCCGCCACGCCGCTGGTGCGGCCGCTGCTCAGCGAGCGCAGCCAGGATGACGCCAGCGGCCTGGAGCGGCAGTTGCCGGAACATGAGCGGCAGTTGCTGCAGGCCGGCGAGGAAAGTTTCCTCGCCCTCTGGCTGCCGGCCAACACCGCCGAGGCGGAAGGCGTGGTCATCCTGATCCCCGGCGACGGCGAAAGCGCCGACTGGCCCGTGGCGATCGGCCCGCTGCGGCGCAAGCTACCCGACGCCGGCTGGCAGAGTCTCAGCGTGACGTTGCCCGATCCGCAGAGCACCGCGCCGGTGCCGCGTCCGGTCGATTCGCCCGACAAGGCCCGCGCGGACACCGATGCCACCGCCGCCGACAGCGCCAACAAACCGGAAGTGACGGGCAGCGCCGGCAATGCCACGCCGACGCCAGAAAGCACCGGCGAGGCCGGCAGCGCCGAACCGGCCCAGGCCAGCCCGGAAGAAACCGCGCCGACGCCGACCGACCCGGTCGCGCTGCGCAAGCTCCACGCCGAACGTGTGCTGGCACGCATCCAGGCGGCGGTCGAACTGGCCGAGCAGCACAAACCCAGGACCATCGTCCTGCTGGGACACGGCACTGGCGCCTACTGGGCAACCCGCTACCTCGGCGAGCGCACGCCGGCCGACATCAGGAACCTGCTACTGGTGGCGCCCGAGATGCCCCGCGACTTCCAGCCCCCGCTGGAGGACACGGTACCGCTGCTCAACCTGGCCACCGGCGACTTCTACTACAAGGACAAGGTCGCCGACCGCGAATCGGCGCAACGGCGCCTGCAGGCCAGCAAACGACAGAAGTCGCCGAACTACCTGCAGATCGGCATGTACGCCCTGCCCGCCGACCTCTCCACCGAACAGGAACAGTTGTACCGGCGCATCCGTGGCTGGCTGTCGATGCACCTGGAGCCGATCGAACACCCCTGA
- the ltrA gene encoding group II intron reverse transcriptase/maturase yields the protein MKELSQQAGPALSGAPQQWHDVDWSRVQRNVRGMQVRIAKACREGKWRRVKALQRMLTRSKSARYLAVRRVTENQGSRTTGVDKQLWDTPNAKWEAVGQLKTRGYKARPLRRVFIPKSDGRERPLGIPTMTDRAMQALYMLALSPVAETRGDPNSYGFRIERSTADAMAQLFVCLSKRASAQWVLDADIEGFFDNINHDWLIGNVPTDTRVLRQWLKAGVVHRGQLHATDAGTPQGGIISPTLANLALDGLESLLKQHLGVTRAKKLKINVVRYADDFVITGASPEVLENEIKPWVEQFLAVRGLRLSPKKTRIVHIDEGFDFLGWNFRKYDGTLLIKPSKKNVKAFYGKIREVIDTHKTSKQEDLIRLLNPILRGWALYHQPVVAKQAYSRMDNRAFIKLWRWAKRRHPNKSLDWIRKKYFRPQGERGWVFATTVLEANGTKREVELYQLAGTPIERHKKVSGEYNPYDPLMEAAGEKLRMERMLNKLKYRKQIASLFTSQNGLCALCKQPISRETGWHDHHIIYRSQGGGDSLENRVLLHPICHQQLHARGLHVSKPAPSGVLDRPEP from the coding sequence ATGAAAGAGCTCAGCCAACAGGCCGGGCCTGCGCTTTCCGGCGCCCCACAACAATGGCACGACGTCGATTGGAGTCGTGTCCAGCGGAACGTCCGGGGAATGCAGGTGCGGATTGCGAAGGCTTGTCGGGAAGGCAAATGGCGCAGGGTGAAAGCCTTGCAACGGATGCTGACCCGCTCGAAGTCGGCCAGATACTTGGCCGTACGGAGAGTCACGGAAAATCAGGGGAGCCGCACGACGGGAGTCGATAAGCAACTCTGGGATACACCCAACGCGAAATGGGAAGCGGTTGGTCAGTTGAAGACGCGGGGATACAAGGCACGGCCACTACGGCGCGTCTTTATCCCGAAGTCGGATGGCCGGGAACGCCCTCTGGGTATCCCGACCATGACGGACAGAGCCATGCAGGCGCTGTATATGCTGGCGCTGTCTCCTGTCGCAGAAACCCGGGGCGATCCGAATAGCTACGGCTTCAGGATCGAACGCTCCACGGCGGACGCGATGGCGCAGTTGTTCGTATGCCTCTCCAAGCGAGCCTCCGCTCAATGGGTGCTGGACGCGGACATCGAAGGGTTCTTCGACAACATCAACCATGATTGGCTGATAGGGAATGTCCCTACGGATACACGAGTACTCCGGCAATGGTTAAAGGCCGGTGTTGTACACCGAGGGCAATTACATGCAACGGATGCAGGTACGCCACAAGGAGGGATCATCTCCCCAACCCTGGCAAACCTCGCACTGGATGGGCTGGAATCACTCCTCAAGCAACATTTGGGGGTGACGAGGGCGAAGAAGCTGAAGATCAACGTGGTGCGTTACGCGGATGATTTCGTAATCACTGGGGCCTCCCCGGAGGTACTGGAAAACGAGATCAAACCCTGGGTAGAGCAGTTCCTGGCGGTACGCGGGCTGCGGCTTTCTCCCAAGAAAACCCGCATCGTCCACATCGACGAAGGCTTCGACTTCCTTGGATGGAACTTCCGGAAGTACGACGGAACGTTGCTGATCAAACCGAGCAAGAAGAACGTCAAGGCGTTCTACGGCAAGATCAGGGAAGTGATCGACACCCACAAGACGAGTAAGCAAGAGGACTTGATCCGATTGCTGAATCCGATCCTGCGGGGGTGGGCGCTTTACCATCAGCCAGTGGTGGCCAAACAGGCGTACAGCCGGATGGATAACAGGGCGTTTATTAAGCTCTGGCGCTGGGCAAAAAGGCGGCATCCAAACAAGTCCCTGGACTGGATACGGAAGAAGTATTTCCGACCGCAAGGGGAACGAGGATGGGTGTTCGCCACCACGGTTCTGGAAGCGAACGGAACAAAACGGGAGGTCGAGTTGTACCAGCTTGCAGGTACACCGATCGAGCGGCACAAAAAGGTAAGTGGAGAATACAACCCCTACGACCCGCTCATGGAGGCGGCAGGCGAAAAACTGCGGATGGAACGGATGCTGAACAAGCTGAAATACCGGAAGCAAATCGCCAGTCTATTCACCAGCCAAAATGGGTTATGCGCGCTATGCAAACAGCCGATATCCAGGGAAACCGGGTGGCACGACCACCACATTATCTACCGCTCACAAGGCGGTGGAGACTCCCTGGAGAACCGGGTACTATTGCACCCCATTTGTCACCAACAGCTCCACGCACGTGGTCTGCACGTGAGCAAACCGGCCCCCTCGGGGGTTTTGGATAGGCCTGAGCCGTAA